Part of the Pseudodesulfovibrio mercurii genome is shown below.
CGAACGTATAATCCAGGCGGACATTAAGGATCACCGAAACACTGTCAAACAAATTATTCATTATAACGATATGACACCAAGGATTCTTCTTCTGGCCCTGCTCTGCCTGCTGGGCGCCTGTTCCCGATACGACGCGGTGCGCATCGCCCGGGCTGCGGCCACGGGCAGCCCGACGGCTGCGGCCGAAGCCCTGGCCAGGGACAAGGCCATCGGCTACGCCACCAATCCCGCCGCCATCGGCAACGACCTGAAAAGCTTCCAGAAGCTTGTCCAGAACTTCATCGAAACCGTGACCGGCGTCTGGGGCGAGGACGACGTCCGGATGCCCGCGCCCAAACAATACGTCAAGTACACTGACAATTATCTTTCGCGGGCCAGTGTGGACTTCGACACCGGGGTCATCGTGGTCGAGACCGTGGCCGACAAGGAGCCGCTCATGAGCCTGCGCAACGCCATCGTGACCACCCTGCTCACCCCCGGCGACCCGCGCGCCGTGGACCTCTATTCGGCCAGGACCGTGGAGCTCGGGGAGACCCCGTTCCTGCTGGGCGAGGTCAAGGACGCGGACGGCAAGGACATCCGCTGGGCGTGGCGGGCCGAACGGTACGCCGACCATCTCATCAAGAACGACCTGCGCACGCGCGAGGTCAAGGGCAGGACCGCCCGCTCCGTGAGCTTCCACATGATCCGGGACCACCTCACGGTGCGCGCGGCCAAGTACCGGGAGCTGGTGGAGAAGACCGCCGAGCGGTTCGCGGTCAGCCGCAACCTGGTCTACGCGATCATGAAGGTGGAGTCGGACTTCAACCCGTTCGCGGTCAGTCAGGCTTCGGCCGTGGGGCTGATGCAGGTGGTCCCGTCCACGGCGGGCGGCGACGTCTACCGCCTGCTGCACGGCAGGGCCGGGGAGCCGTCGCGCGGGGACCTCTTCGAGCCGCCGACCAACATCGTCTACGGCACGGCCTACCTGCACCTGCTCGACACCCGCTTCCTGGGCGGGGTCAAGGACCCGGTGTCCAGGGAGTACTGCGTCATCGCCGGGTACAACGGCGGCGCGGGCGGAGTGCTCAAGACCTTCGACGGGGACAGGACCCGCGCGGTGAAAAAGATCAACGCCCTGCCGCCCGCCGGGGTCTACGACACCCTGCGCCGGGGACTTCCCTTCGAGGAGACGAAACGATATCTTGGCAAGGTTCTTGAAGCCAAGAAGGAATTCGTCAACTTCTAGTCATCGCGAGCCATGAACCTCCAGGAACTCCTCTCCGCCGCCGGGACCCGACTCGACCGGCTCACCGCCCAGCTCTTCCCCGGCGTGTCCCCGGACCACCTCCGCCTGGCCGGGGGCGTCCTGCTCGGGCTGCTCGCCCTGATCCTGCTGCTCGTCGGCCTGCGCCTGTTGCGCCGCCCGGCGCACAACTCCCAGTCCACGCGCACGGGCATCCCGCGCACCCTGCAACAAAAGGGCGTGGTGGTGGACGTGCTGGCCGGGCCGGACGACGAGTCCGTGGCCGTGCGCTGCGTGATCACGGCGGTCAAGTCCAACGCCATCCGCTGCGAGATCATCGAGCGGCTCGACGTCATCAGGACCAGGCCGGGCAACGACCTGGTCTGCGTGTTCGCGCCCATGAAGACGCGCAGGGGGCGGATCAATTCCTTCACGGCCACCCTGACGGAGTCGGACCGAGGGGGTCGCAGGGCCGACCAGCTGCTCCTTGCCGGGCCCACGGACTACGGGCTCATCCCGCGCCGCAAGCACCAGCGCAAGCGCGTGGCCGACCAGCAGTTCATCCGGGTCAAGCTGTGGACCGCCTCGCCCGAAACTTCGGAGCTGGCCTTCGAGGACGCGGCCCCGCAGATCGGGGTCAACTCCTTTGCCTCGGACGGCCCGGACCAGAGCGCCAACGCGGTCATCAACATCTCCGGCGGCGGGCTCGGCCTGTCCGTGCTCAACCGGCTCATCCCCGAGACCTGCACCGTGTCCACGCCGGTGGTCATCAACCTGTTCATGTTCCATTTCCGGGAAAAGACCTTCAAGCCCTACTGGTACGCGGGCGAGGTACGCTCCCTGGAGGACGGCCGCCCCGGCTTCACGCGCATGGGCATCGAGTTCACGGCCACGGCCCGGCCGGACCGGGATTCCGGCCGCCTGCACTGGATCGACCTGTAGGACCGCCCCACCTCCCCGAAACGAAAAGCCCCGGCCTTGCGACCGGGGCTTTTTCAGCGTCCTGTGGGAAAGGGCTCACCCTTTCTTGTTCACGAACCGCTCCTTGGCCAGCCGGGGCATGTTCCCGGCGCCGAAGCTGTAGCCCGCGATGCGCCGGTTCTGGCGCTTCATGCTGCTCAAATCCTTTTTCAGGGACTGCCGCAGGGTGCGGGCCTCGTCCGTGATCCGGTCGTGCAGGGACTTCATTTCCACGAGCCTGTCGGCCAGCGGCTCCAGGTTCTCCCCGGCCAGACCGTCCACGGCCCGGTCCAGAATCTCTTCCCTGGAACGGGCGAGCCGTTCGGCCTCGAACACGTCTCCGGCCATCAGGGAATGGAGTTCCTTCCGGCCGATGGCCAGCGCCTCGTCGAGCATGCGGCTGCGTTCGGCCATGCCTATTTCTTCACCTTGCGGATGTCGTCGCGCAGGGCCTTGATGACTTTTTTCCATTTTTCCACCGCGGGCAGAAATTCGTATTCCAGCAGGTCCGCCAACAGGATCCAGTCCTCGTTCTCGAGCACGGTGCTCATCTCGGTGAACATGGTGTTGAGTTCCTCGGCGCTCTCCAGGTAGTCCTTGTGATCCTTGAGGGAGTATTCGTCGCGCAGGATGCCGATCATGTTCAGGAAGTTGCGCATGACGTCGATCAGGTCCTGGTAGGTCTCCAGGGCCTCGGCGTCGTCGGCCTGGCGGAACAGGGCCGCCACGCGCTTGCCGCCCTCGCTCATGAGGTTGACCACCTTGTAGAGCTCCAGGGTGATCTCCACGGCCATGTCCTCGGTGGCCATGGTCACGATCTCCACGGACTCGACCTCGGACATGTCGATGTCCTCGGCCTGGTGGGGATAGATCTCGGTGAACGGCTCCTTGTTGACCATGACGTCGGTCACGATGCGGTCTTCCAGGTGCCCGTCCTCGACCACCTTGTTGAAAACCTGCTCCAGGTTCTCGAAATTCTGTGCTCCGATATCATATTGTTTGCCATCGATGATGATCATGCTGACCTTCTCCTCCGTGAGTAGATAAAATTTGCCGTTTTCTCCGGTGCGAACCGGATAATTCAAGATTCATGCCGCTCAGGCGAGGTCGTCGAGCAGGCCGGTGAGCAGAGCGGAGTGACGCTCGGCCACCGTCAGGAGGGAGGCGAGGTCGTCGCCTTGGCGCTGACTCTCGAACATCCACAACAACGCCAATATATTAAGGTAATTATTAGATGACAAGATGTTTTGCACCCGCTGCCAGGAGGCCAGGAACTTGGTTTTGGCCTGGGGCCGGGGGTTGATGCGCAACAGCGCGCCCTGCTGGGAGAGCAGGAAAAGCATGTCCCGCGCGCTCGTCAAAGTTTTGGACAGTTCCCGGCGCAGGGCTTCCCCCGGACGCGGGCCCGTCCCGGTCCGGCCCTCCGCAGTCCTTCCGTCCAGGAAGGCGCTGAAATGCGCCCGTTGCAGGCCGATCCACGCGGCCCTGTCCGTGGTCTCGTGCCCGGACAGGGAGTCGAGGTCCATGAACCCGTCCGGACCGACGCGCGTGCGCCAGATGCGCGCGCCGGGCACGGGGGCCGGTTCGCCGCCGTGCACCAGGGCGCGGGCGCAGCCGTACACGGCCTCCGGGGTCACCGCCCGGCGGCAGGCCTCGTCATGGGGGCAGGTCGTGCCGAACCCGCACGGATGGCAGTCCAGGTCCGGCTCCAGGCAGATGTTGCCCGCCCGGTACGGCCCGGTGTCCCAGGGCTGGGCCGTGGCCAGGAAGACCGCGCACAGTGGCACGCCCAGTCCGGCGGCCAGGTGCATGGTCCCGGTGTCGTTGGTCAGGAGCACCCGGCAGCGGCGCAGGACCCCGGCCAGTTCGGTCAGGGAGGTCCGGCCGATGCAGTCGATGAACGGGAACTCCGCGCCCTCGGCGAAGCGCGCGCCCAGTCCGGCCTCTCCTTTGCTGCCGAGCAGGACCGGTACCAGGCCGTCGCGCTCGTGAAGCATGCGGGCCGTCTCGATGAAATTTTCCACGGGCCAGCGGCGGCGGTCCTCGCTGGCCCCCAGTTGCAGGGCGGCAAATCCGTCCGGTCCGGCCTGTGCGGCCAGCAGCTCGTCGGCCCGCGCCAGGGCGTCCTCGCCGGGATCGGCCAAACCCAGGCCGTCGCCGCCGCCCGTCAGTCCGGCGGCCCGCAGAAAGAGATCGCAGACGTTGAACGGGCTGGCCCCCCGGTTGGCCCCGGCCATCTGCAGGAAGGCGGCCCAGGACGAGGTGTCCGCGTTGAAGCCGAACTCGTCCACGGTGAAGCCCGTGGTCACCCCGCCGGGCGGGGTCAGTCCGTAGGCCAGCAGCCGGGAGGCCACCGAGGGCGTCAGGTTCACGGTCTCGTCCGGCGCGAAGTCGGCGAAGACCGTGCGCCGGAACCCGTCCAGGTCGCGCACGGCCAGCCGCCAGTCCCGGTCCAGGCCGGACAGGAGTCCCGCGCCGGGAAAGGCGAAGACCCGGTCCACGCCCCGCAGCAGGGTGGCCGCCGTGGCGAAGTTGACCAGGCAGACCAGCCCCACCCGGTCCCCTCGGTCCTTGAAACCGGCGATCACGGGCTGGGTCTGGATCAGGTCGCCGAAGCGGGTCAGGTTGATGATCAGGACGTTCACGGGCCAAATCCTTATACATATGGAGGATGCGCCGTCGGAAAACCGCCGGACCGCGAGATCGTTGCAAAAAGGGAGCCGAATCAGAGGCCGGAACCGGCCTGGACAAGACGGACGAGCTTTTCCACGGCGTGGATGGCCGCCTTGAGCCTGCCCCGTTCGGCCTGGTCCAGGGCCGCCGGGTTGACGTAGTTGTGCGGCGGCAGCCCGGTGCGGTCGCACTCCAGGCCGATGTCGAGCCGCTTGCGCTGGAGGTATTCCCAGCCGTCCAGCAGGGCGCGGCCGTGCTGTTCGGCGATGTGTCCGGCCCCGGCCAGGGCGCGGATGCGCTCGCAGGTGTTGTGCGGGTGCACGCCGTACTTGAGGGCCAGGATGCGCGCGCTGTTGGTCAGGTGGGCCAGGACCGACTTCTTGATGTTCAGGTACCCGTGCCACGGCCCCTCGCGCTCGGTGACGAAGGCCCCGAACAAGGTCAGGGGCAGCCGGTAGTCGGTCAACTCGCGGACCAGCAGGGACAGGGCGATGGGCTTGGTGCGGACGTACTCCCACAGCCGCTCGCGCATGCGCCGAACCTCGTCCTCGGCCCCGAACACGGCCTGGAAGTCGAGGATCAGCCCGGACTGCCACGGCCCCTTCTCCGCCGGATTGGACAGCCATCCGGTCAGCCGGGCGAGCCAGGTGTCGAAGTCCCCCCGCCACTCGGGGTTGGAGACCATGACCCCGCCGTCGCACAGGGCCAGCCCGGCCCCGTCCAGGGCGATGACGATGGACTGGGTGCAGTCGTCCATCTCGGCCTCGTCCACGGCCTCGTCCACGGCTTTCGGCACGAGCAGCCCGTTGTCCTGGTCCGAGCCGGGGACCATTTCCTCGCGGCCGCCCGAGCCGAACTCCATGAAGGTGCACCGGGCGAGCCATGGATATTCCGCCACGTGGGCTTCGAGCACGGCCGTGACCACGTCGCGGTTGAACCGGGTCAGCCGCCGACAGGTCTCCTCGGCGCCCGCCCCCCGGTCGAGCCACTCCCCGACCAGGTCGAGCCGGGTCCGGCGCAGTCCCGCCAGCTTGCCCTCGCGGGCCATGACCCGCAACTCGTCCAACAGGCCGTCCGGGACGCCGAAATCGCCGTTCACGGGGCTGTCGCCGTTCAAATTCACGTCCAAATCCTTGCTCCGTGGCAAAAAGTCCGACCGTTGACCGGGAGAAACCGCCCGTTCGCCGCCGGGGCGATCCGCCCCGAACCCGCGACCGTCCGGGTTCGACCGCTTACCTGAAAACGGATGCTCCCCTTGTTTTCCCTACTGTAAAAGGGCTCCAACGGCAAACTTTCAACCGTATGGGGGTAACCATCATGGAACAGATCGAGAGAATTCGTAAACGACAACTGCAATTCGCGCTGGGCGTCGGCATTCCCTATTTCGCCTTCGTCATCGGCATCTTCCTGCTCGTCTACCTGGCCAGCGCATGGGTAACCGGCATTTCCATCCTCGGTTTCCCCCTGCACTACTGGCTGGTGGCCGTCGCCATCTACCCGATCACCTGGGGACTGTTCATCTGGTACGTGGGCAAGGCCAACCGCATCGAAGACGAAATAGCCGACACCGTCGAAGGAGAATAACATGGAACTCGGATATCAGATACCGGTCACGGCCCTGCTGCTCATCGGCTGCATGCTGGCCTTCACCGTGGTCACCACCTTCATGTTCCGTAGCCAGAAGACCTCGGCCGACTACTACCTGGCCGGACGCAAGGTCAATTCGTTCATCAACGCCTCGGCCATCTCCTCGGACTACCTGTCCGCGGCCTCCTTCCTGGGCGTGGCGGGCGTGGCCTTCCTGTTCGGCTTCGACGGCATCATCTACGCGCTGGGCTTCTTCGTGGGCTACATCGCCCTGCTCCTCTTCCTGGCCAGCCCCCTGCGCAAGTTCGGGCGCTACACCGTGCCCGACTTCGTCTCGGAGCGGTTCCACTCCAAACCCGCCCGCGTGCTCGGCGTGATCGGCGTGCTGTTCATCTCCCTCTTCTACATGGCCCCGCAGATGCTCGGCGCGGGCAAGGTCATGGGGCTGCTGCTCAACCTGGACTACTCCACGTCCATCGTCATCATCGCCTGCATCATCACCTTCTACGTCACCGTGGGCGGCATGAAGGCCACCACCGTCAACCAGCTGGTCCAGTTCTGGATCCTGTTCGGCGCCATGTTCCTGCTGGCCTTCATCCCCTTCATGATCAAGGGCTACACCTACACCGACGTGGTCAAGTTCCTGCACGACTTCAAGGGCGCCGCCCCCATCTCGGGCAAGGAGTTCGACGGCGCGGCCTACACCAGCCCGGCCTACTGGCTGACCAGCCTCAAGGACACCCTGTCCCTGCTGCTCGCCCTCATGTTCGGCACCGCCGGACTGCCGCACATCCTGGTGCGCTTCTACACCGCCCCGGACGGCAAGGCCGCCCGCCGGACCGTCATCTACGTGCTCTTCCTCATCGGCATGTTCTACATCATGAGCCCCTACGTGGGCCACGTGATTCGCTACGTCTTCCTCAAGGGCGAGGCCATGGGCGTTTCCCCGCACCTCATGCAGTGGCTGGCCGACAACGGCAAGAACCTGGCCGTGCCCGTGGCGGGCTCCTACTTCGGCGGCCAGATCCTCCTCGGCATCGTGGTGGCCGGGGCCTTCGCCGCCATCCTGTCCACCGTGGCCGGGCTGATCATCGCCTGCGCCGGGGCCATCGGCCACGACCTGGTGGTCAACGTCTTTAACCCGGACATGCCCGAACGCTCCCGCGTCAAGGTCGCCCGCATCGCCTCGGTCTGCGTGGGGCTGCTCGGCATCCCCCTGGGCTTCTGGGCCGAATCCATGCAGATCGCCATCCTCGTGGGACTCGCCTTCGCCATCGCCGCCTCGACCTTCTTCCCGGTCCTGGTCATGGGCGTGTGGTGGCCCAAGATGACCAAGGGCGGGGCCTGCGCTGGCCTGGTCACCGGCATCATCGGCTCCTTCGCCATGATCCTGGGCAAGTCCATGCTGCCGCACTTCCTGCAATACAACAATCCCGGCGGATTCGTCATGATCCTGACCTTCATCGCCATCTACGCGGTCTCCAAGATGGAGTACGCCGCCAAGGGCGAGGCCGCCCTGCCGCCCGACACCATGGAGGTCATGACCCTGCTCCACGGCCCCGAAAGAGCGTAACGCTCCTGTACCCTCTCCCCTCAAAGGGCGGGTCCGGCACCCCCGGCCCGCCCTGCTTTTTTGGGGGAGGGCCTCCGGCGGCCGCGGCACCGCCCCGGACCGCGCGCCGGAACCTTTTGGCGCCGCTTCGCGGAGGAGCTACGAAAATGAAAAAACGTGCGGAAGCGAAAGGACGTGCGGCTTCGCCCTTCATCGGCGTGCAAGGGAAGGGCTCTTCTTGACATGAACGGCGGGGGTACCTACTTAAGGACGCACCACAACTTTCCAAGGAGAGCGACATGAATTACGATATTCGGCTGGTCAAACTGGTGAGCGGCGAGATGGTTGTCGGCAACTTCGTCGGCAGCGACATCGAGGACCCCGCCATCCTTCAGGCCATGCCCACCCAGCAGGGCACCCAGATGATCCTGCTGCCCTACGGCTACCCCTTCGACCAGGAGATGCAGGGCAAGATCGCCCAGGCCCACGTGCTCTTCGAGTACAAGAACTGCCCCGAGGAACTGAAGACCAAGTACATCGAGGCCAAAACCAACATCTCCATGTCCAGCGGCGGGCTCGACCTGTCCGGCCTGGGCGGCGGCGGTGGCCTCGATCTCGGCTAGCCGACCCGCGCGAAACCTGCTATCCCGGACGGGGCCGGTTCCACCGAACCGACCCCGTCCTTTCCGTTCAACGTCAGCCCCGCGACCATGAAAGAACTGCTGCCCATCCTCCCCCGCCCCTCCCGCTACATCGGCAGCGAATGGGGCGCCGTGTTCAAGGACCCGTCCACCGTGACCGTGCGGTGCGCCCTGGCATTTCCCGACATGTACGAGGTGGGCATGTCCTACCTCGGCCAGAAGATCCTGTCCGAGGCCCTGAACGCGCACCCGCACTTTTGGGCCGAGCGGGTCTTCACGCCCGACGAGGAGGCCGGGGCCATTCTGCGCGAGCACCACGTCCCCCTGGCCACCCTGGAATCGGACACCCCCCTCAGGGACATGGACGTGGTCGGCTTCAGCCTGACCCACGAGCTGTGCTACACCAACATCCTGTACATGCTCGATCTCTCGGACATCCCCCTGCGCAGCGCGGACCGCGAAGCCCCCTTCCCGCTGATCATCGCGGGCGGCGGCGCGGCCTTCAACGCCGAACCCGTGGCCCCGTTCTTCGACGCCATGGTCATCGGCGACGGCGAGGAGGCCATGGTCCGGGTTCTGGAGGCCGTGGAGCGGGCCAAGGCCCAGGGATCGACCAAGCGGGAACTGCTGGTCTCCCTGACCGCCATTCCGGGGCTGTACGTCCCGTCGTTCTTCGAGGACCAGGGGCCGGGCAAACCGCTGAAGCCCCTGCTCACGGGCTACGAGTCCGTGGAAAAGGCCGTGGTGGACGACCTCGACCGCGCGCCGTTCCCCACGGGCCAGGCCATCCCCTTCGGGGCCATCCACGACCGGCTGACCTTG
Proteins encoded:
- a CDS encoding murein transglycosylase domain-containing protein, producing MTPRILLLALLCLLGACSRYDAVRIARAAATGSPTAAAEALARDKAIGYATNPAAIGNDLKSFQKLVQNFIETVTGVWGEDDVRMPAPKQYVKYTDNYLSRASVDFDTGVIVVETVADKEPLMSLRNAIVTTLLTPGDPRAVDLYSARTVELGETPFLLGEVKDADGKDIRWAWRAERYADHLIKNDLRTREVKGRTARSVSFHMIRDHLTVRAAKYRELVEKTAERFAVSRNLVYAIMKVESDFNPFAVSQASAVGLMQVVPSTAGGDVYRLLHGRAGEPSRGDLFEPPTNIVYGTAYLHLLDTRFLGGVKDPVSREYCVIAGYNGGAGGVLKTFDGDRTRAVKKINALPPAGVYDTLRRGLPFEETKRYLGKVLEAKKEFVNF
- a CDS encoding sodium/substrate symporter small subunit, with product MEQIERIRKRQLQFALGVGIPYFAFVIGIFLLVYLASAWVTGISILGFPLHYWLVAVAIYPITWGLFIWYVGKANRIEDEIADTVEGE
- a CDS encoding cation acetate symporter, which codes for MELGYQIPVTALLLIGCMLAFTVVTTFMFRSQKTSADYYLAGRKVNSFINASAISSDYLSAASFLGVAGVAFLFGFDGIIYALGFFVGYIALLLFLASPLRKFGRYTVPDFVSERFHSKPARVLGVIGVLFISLFYMAPQMLGAGKVMGLLLNLDYSTSIVIIACIITFYVTVGGMKATTVNQLVQFWILFGAMFLLAFIPFMIKGYTYTDVVKFLHDFKGAAPISGKEFDGAAYTSPAYWLTSLKDTLSLLLALMFGTAGLPHILVRFYTAPDGKAARRTVIYVLFLIGMFYIMSPYVGHVIRYVFLKGEAMGVSPHLMQWLADNGKNLAVPVAGSYFGGQILLGIVVAGAFAAILSTVAGLIIACAGAIGHDLVVNVFNPDMPERSRVKVARIASVCVGLLGIPLGFWAESMQIAILVGLAFAIAASTFFPVLVMGVWWPKMTKGGACAGLVTGIIGSFAMILGKSMLPHFLQYNNPGGFVMILTFIAIYAVSKMEYAAKGEAALPPDTMEVMTLLHGPERA
- a CDS encoding glycosyltransferase family 9 protein gives rise to the protein MNVLIINLTRFGDLIQTQPVIAGFKDRGDRVGLVCLVNFATAATLLRGVDRVFAFPGAGLLSGLDRDWRLAVRDLDGFRRTVFADFAPDETVNLTPSVASRLLAYGLTPPGGVTTGFTVDEFGFNADTSSWAAFLQMAGANRGASPFNVCDLFLRAAGLTGGGDGLGLADPGEDALARADELLAAQAGPDGFAALQLGASEDRRRWPVENFIETARMLHERDGLVPVLLGSKGEAGLGARFAEGAEFPFIDCIGRTSLTELAGVLRRCRVLLTNDTGTMHLAAGLGVPLCAVFLATAQPWDTGPYRAGNICLEPDLDCHPCGFGTTCPHDEACRRAVTPEAVYGCARALVHGGEPAPVPGARIWRTRVGPDGFMDLDSLSGHETTDRAAWIGLQRAHFSAFLDGRTAEGRTGTGPRPGEALRRELSKTLTSARDMLFLLSQQGALLRINPRPQAKTKFLASWQRVQNILSSNNYLNILALLWMFESQRQGDDLASLLTVAERHSALLTGLLDDLA
- a CDS encoding putative nucleotidyltransferase substrate binding domain-containing protein, which translates into the protein MNLNGDSPVNGDFGVPDGLLDELRVMAREGKLAGLRRTRLDLVGEWLDRGAGAEETCRRLTRFNRDVVTAVLEAHVAEYPWLARCTFMEFGSGGREEMVPGSDQDNGLLVPKAVDEAVDEAEMDDCTQSIVIALDGAGLALCDGGVMVSNPEWRGDFDTWLARLTGWLSNPAEKGPWQSGLILDFQAVFGAEDEVRRMRERLWEYVRTKPIALSLLVRELTDYRLPLTLFGAFVTEREGPWHGYLNIKKSVLAHLTNSARILALKYGVHPHNTCERIRALAGAGHIAEQHGRALLDGWEYLQRKRLDIGLECDRTGLPPHNYVNPAALDQAERGRLKAAIHAVEKLVRLVQAGSGL